One genomic region from Ruficoccus amylovorans encodes:
- a CDS encoding sulfatase family protein, with amino-acid sequence MRILYIDIDSQRPDHLGCYGYHRNTSPAIDAIAAEGLVFENVYAPDAPCLPSRTAFYSGRFGIHTGVVGHGGTAAQPKIQGPGRNFRDTFDEQGLARQLQLLGYHTAMISPFGQRHAAWHFYAGFNEIHNTGQGGMESAEVVQPVVDKWMADHAANDNWFLHINYWDPHTPYRVPADYGDPFANEPLPAWLDSDEVIERHRQMTGPHTMQEIGMYDDRTSPDFPRHPGKITDPASLRRMIDGYDTGVKYVDDQVASIVRQLKTAGVYDETMIVISADHGENLGELGIYGEHGTADQATCRIPLIIKYPGGPKGARNAKFHYNLDLAPTLMDLLSGEKQPLWDGESFAPALTDGADTGRDEVVFSQCAHVCQRSVRWGKWLYLRTYHDGFHLFPQEMLFDLEADPHEQDNLAPARPDLCQEGQWRLSRWHDAQMQRMALNANDVVDPLWTVIREGGPFHARLTDGNLPGQPGNKLATYLEHLENTGRQDGADEIRRKYAVQIARACGHAEP; translated from the coding sequence ATGCGCATACTCTATATCGACATCGACAGCCAGCGCCCTGACCATCTCGGCTGCTACGGCTACCACCGCAACACCAGTCCCGCCATTGACGCCATTGCCGCCGAGGGGCTCGTCTTCGAGAATGTGTACGCCCCTGACGCCCCCTGCCTGCCCTCGCGCACGGCGTTCTACTCGGGGCGCTTTGGCATCCACACCGGCGTCGTCGGGCACGGTGGCACCGCCGCCCAACCGAAAATTCAGGGGCCGGGCCGCAATTTCCGTGACACCTTCGACGAGCAGGGGCTGGCCCGCCAACTCCAGTTGCTGGGCTACCACACGGCCATGATAAGTCCTTTCGGCCAGCGTCATGCCGCCTGGCACTTTTACGCCGGTTTCAACGAAATCCACAACACAGGCCAGGGCGGCATGGAGTCCGCCGAAGTTGTCCAACCCGTAGTGGACAAGTGGATGGCCGACCACGCCGCCAACGACAACTGGTTCCTCCACATCAACTACTGGGACCCGCACACCCCTTACCGCGTGCCCGCCGACTACGGCGACCCCTTCGCCAACGAACCGCTTCCCGCCTGGCTCGACAGCGACGAGGTCATCGAGCGCCACAGGCAAATGACCGGCCCGCACACCATGCAGGAAATCGGCATGTACGACGACCGCACCTCGCCCGACTTCCCGCGCCACCCCGGCAAGATCACCGACCCCGCATCCCTGCGCCGCATGATCGACGGCTACGACACCGGCGTGAAGTACGTGGACGACCAGGTCGCCTCCATCGTCCGCCAGCTCAAGACAGCCGGGGTTTACGACGAGACCATGATCGTCATCTCCGCCGACCACGGTGAAAATCTCGGCGAACTCGGTATCTACGGCGAGCACGGCACCGCCGACCAGGCCACCTGCCGCATCCCCCTTATCATCAAATACCCCGGCGGCCCCAAGGGCGCACGCAACGCAAAATTCCACTATAACCTCGACCTCGCCCCCACCCTGATGGATCTCCTCAGCGGCGAAAAGCAGCCGCTCTGGGACGGCGAATCGTTCGCCCCGGCCCTCACAGACGGTGCGGACACGGGCCGCGACGAAGTGGTCTTCAGCCAGTGCGCCCACGTCTGCCAGCGCTCCGTCCGCTGGGGCAAATGGCTCTACCTGCGCACCTACCACGACGGTTTCCACCTCTTCCCGCAGGAAATGCTCTTTGACCTGGAGGCCGACCCACACGAGCAGGACAACCTCGCCCCGGCCCGTCCCGACCTCTGCCAAGAAGGCCAATGGCGGCTCTCCCGCTGGCACGACGCGCAGATGCAGCGCATGGCCCTGAACGCCAACGACGTGGTCGATCCGCTCTGGACCGTGATCCGCGAGGGCGGCCCCTTCCACGCCCGCCTCACCGACGGCAACCTCCCCGGCCAGCCCGGCAACAAGCTCGCAACCTACCTCGAACACCTGGAAAACACAGGCCGCCAGGACGGTGCCGACGAGATCCGCCGCAAATACGCCGTCCAGATCGCACGGGCGTGCGGCCACGCCGAGCCCTGA
- a CDS encoding AraC family transcriptional regulator — protein sequence MEEAPAWLEYLRHPPETVRLSYGVHGQYVDRENFLLKDAWAMHFHNYEGELWAGEGCFSLHAGAVSLIPPGQLFTYVYRGRSEHLYVHFKMRAAVPAPRVRARFFPAERRLDALQERLAEVVGYRDGDFARTDARLWDVLWGLAQVESFPRARTAHMELVDRAARICQQEMAQCPGVAELARRCGLSHSQFIRVLKAHTGLTPQAWLRKLRTDRARELLLHSDLPVKVVACEVGLADLQHFNKLVRRTFGCSPRHLRETGG from the coding sequence ATGGAAGAAGCTCCGGCCTGGCTGGAATACCTGCGTCATCCGCCCGAAACGGTGCGGCTGTCCTACGGCGTTCACGGCCAGTATGTGGACCGGGAGAACTTCCTCCTGAAGGATGCCTGGGCGATGCATTTCCACAATTACGAGGGCGAGTTGTGGGCCGGGGAGGGGTGCTTTTCGTTGCACGCCGGAGCGGTGTCGCTGATTCCGCCGGGACAGCTTTTTACCTACGTGTACCGGGGGCGTTCGGAGCACCTTTATGTGCATTTTAAGATGCGGGCTGCTGTCCCGGCCCCGCGAGTGCGGGCGCGTTTCTTCCCGGCGGAGCGGCGGCTGGACGCCTTGCAGGAGCGGCTGGCCGAGGTGGTCGGCTACCGTGACGGCGACTTCGCCCGGACCGACGCCCGCCTGTGGGATGTGCTCTGGGGGCTGGCGCAGGTGGAGTCGTTTCCCCGCGCCCGCACCGCGCACATGGAGTTGGTGGACCGGGCGGCGCGCATCTGCCAGCAGGAAATGGCCCAATGTCCCGGCGTGGCCGAGTTGGCCCGCCGCTGCGGGCTCTCGCACAGCCAGTTTATCCGCGTGCTGAAGGCCCACACCGGGCTGACCCCGCAAGCCTGGCTGCGCAAGCTGCGTACCGACCGCGCCCGCGAACTGCTGCTTCACTCGGACTTGCCGGTCAAGGTCGTGGCCTGCGAAGTCGGCCTGGCCGATCTCCAGCACTTCAACAAGCTCGTGCGCCGCACCTTCGGCTGCTCCCCGCGCCACCTGCGCGAGACCGGCGGTTGA
- a CDS encoding beta-galactosidase trimerization domain-containing protein gives MTQPLRFRQIHLDFHTSGAIDRIGERFDKKAWQRTLQEAAVNSVTTFATCHHGWSYYDTQVGQRHPGLNFDLLRAQYEASKEIDINVPIYLTAGVHNLMAEEHPEWRMITPDGSYAGWTQSPLEAGFKCMSFHSPYLDHLCEQIQEVVKLFPEADGIFLDIISQFDDCSEWALKHMREKGLDPANPGDRAQSKVDALFKYYQRTTEAVRNLNPDMPIFHNSGHLVPGFREILPWFSHLELESLPTGGWGYDHFPLSAKYAHTLGLDYLGMTGKFHTTWGEFGGYKSPNALRYECCAMLAYGAKCSVGDQLHPVGQLDGSTYEIIGHAYREVARKEAFVEGARNVADAAILSSVSTRAAEAFRNKERDDASDTGAARVLLEEHILFDVIDPQADFTAYRMLVLPDNVAVGPELATKLKSYLAAGGKLFLTGDSGIDSESGQMLFDIGGEVGAPSEFLPDYLLPTEALRADFVASPLVMYRRSRRLKVTDGESLGEIYDPYFNRAWDHFCSHQHAPARTEPSGYAGGVRKGNVLYLAHPVFSIYRGFGQVALRQIIGRALRSLLGSDETLSLRGLPSTGRVTLTHQEAEARHILHLLYANTINRGGISDLHGGNAAGKQASYEVIDELMPVDNIEVELRPGVAIRAVTLEPEGEPLAFEQSGDGPLRLRLPRLVCHQMIALQHS, from the coding sequence ATGACCCAGCCCCTGCGTTTTCGCCAAATCCACCTTGATTTCCACACCTCCGGTGCCATTGACCGCATCGGCGAGCGCTTTGACAAAAAAGCCTGGCAGCGCACGCTTCAGGAGGCCGCCGTCAACAGCGTTACCACCTTCGCCACCTGCCACCACGGCTGGAGCTACTACGACACCCAGGTCGGCCAACGGCACCCGGGCCTGAACTTCGACCTGCTGCGCGCCCAGTACGAGGCGAGCAAGGAGATCGACATCAACGTGCCCATCTACCTGACCGCCGGAGTCCACAACCTCATGGCCGAGGAGCACCCCGAATGGCGCATGATTACCCCGGACGGCAGCTACGCCGGCTGGACCCAATCGCCACTGGAGGCAGGCTTCAAGTGCATGAGCTTTCACTCGCCCTACCTCGACCATCTTTGCGAGCAGATTCAGGAAGTGGTTAAACTCTTCCCTGAGGCGGACGGGATCTTTCTGGACATCATCTCGCAGTTCGATGACTGCTCGGAGTGGGCGCTCAAGCACATGCGCGAAAAGGGCCTCGACCCGGCCAACCCCGGTGACCGCGCCCAGAGCAAGGTGGACGCGCTTTTCAAGTACTACCAACGCACCACCGAGGCCGTCCGCAACCTTAACCCGGACATGCCGATTTTCCACAACAGCGGACACCTCGTGCCCGGCTTCCGCGAGATCCTGCCGTGGTTCAGCCACCTGGAGCTGGAGAGCCTGCCCACCGGCGGCTGGGGTTACGACCACTTCCCGCTCTCGGCCAAGTACGCCCACACGCTCGGCCTGGACTACCTCGGGATGACGGGCAAGTTCCATACGACCTGGGGCGAGTTCGGCGGCTACAAGTCCCCCAACGCCTTGCGCTACGAGTGCTGCGCCATGCTCGCCTACGGAGCCAAGTGCAGTGTCGGTGACCAACTCCACCCGGTCGGCCAGCTCGACGGGAGCACGTATGAAATTATCGGCCACGCCTACCGCGAAGTCGCCCGCAAGGAAGCCTTTGTCGAAGGGGCGCGCAATGTCGCCGACGCCGCCATCCTCAGCAGCGTCTCCACCCGGGCCGCCGAAGCCTTCCGCAACAAGGAGCGCGACGACGCCTCCGACACCGGCGCGGCCCGCGTGCTGCTGGAGGAGCACATCCTGTTCGACGTGATTGATCCGCAGGCCGATTTTACCGCCTACCGGATGCTCGTGCTGCCGGACAATGTGGCCGTCGGCCCGGAACTCGCGACCAAACTCAAGTCCTACCTCGCCGCGGGCGGGAAGCTCTTCCTCACCGGTGACAGCGGTATCGACTCCGAGAGCGGCCAGATGCTTTTCGACATCGGTGGCGAAGTCGGCGCGCCCTCCGAATTTCTCCCCGACTACCTGCTCCCCACCGAGGCACTGAGGGCGGACTTCGTAGCCAGCCCGCTGGTCATGTACCGGCGCAGCCGACGGCTGAAAGTCACCGACGGCGAGTCGCTGGGCGAGATTTACGACCCGTACTTCAACCGCGCCTGGGACCATTTTTGCAGCCATCAGCACGCCCCCGCCCGGACCGAACCCTCCGGCTACGCCGGTGGCGTACGCAAGGGCAATGTCCTTTACCTGGCCCACCCGGTCTTTTCCATCTACCGGGGCTTCGGCCAGGTGGCCCTGCGCCAGATTATCGGGCGCGCCCTGCGCAGCCTGCTCGGCAGCGACGAGACCCTGAGCCTGCGCGGCCTGCCTTCGACCGGACGCGTCACCCTGACCCATCAGGAGGCCGAGGCCCGCCACATCCTGCATCTGCTTTACGCCAACACCATCAACCGCGGCGGCATCAGCGATCTGCACGGCGGCAACGCCGCCGGTAAGCAGGCATCCTACGAAGTCATCGACGAACTCATGCCCGTGGACAATATCGAGGTCGAACTGCGGCCCGGCGTCGCCATCCGCGCCGTCACCCTGGAACCCGAAGGCGAGCCGCTCGCCTTCGAGCAATCCGGCGACGGCCCCCTGCGCCTCCGTCTGCCCCGACTCGTCTGCCACCAGATGATCGCGCTGCAGCACAGTTAA
- a CDS encoding response regulator transcription factor — MTIKPDQALVRIVVVDGQEIVRHGLEYMINGSDDLNVVGVAPDMGSARAVILSQRPDVVVLDMVLPDGNGYELRPWIKEELPQCAVVCLNSHSNQEMIHQAISCGIDGLIPKNADSKTILETIRKAARGQCYVDSDILLAAFHHTQPSSSPLDILSQQESRVLTLMADGMTNREIAERMGLSEKTVKNYSSHMMAKLGVTRRTEAAALYWKHARAQNV; from the coding sequence ATGACCATTAAACCAGACCAGGCTCTCGTGCGCATCGTCGTTGTTGACGGACAGGAAATTGTCCGCCACGGCCTTGAGTACATGATCAACGGCAGCGATGACCTGAACGTCGTCGGAGTCGCGCCGGATATGGGCAGCGCGCGCGCTGTCATCCTCTCCCAGCGACCGGATGTGGTCGTGCTCGACATGGTGCTGCCCGACGGCAACGGCTACGAACTGCGCCCCTGGATCAAGGAAGAACTTCCCCAGTGCGCCGTCGTGTGCCTGAACTCCCACTCCAACCAGGAAATGATCCACCAGGCCATCTCCTGCGGGATCGACGGGCTCATTCCCAAAAACGCCGACAGCAAGACCATCCTCGAAACCATCCGCAAGGCCGCCCGTGGCCAGTGCTACGTGGACAGCGACATCCTGTTGGCCGCCTTTCACCACACCCAGCCCAGTTCCAGCCCACTGGACATCCTCTCCCAGCAGGAGTCCCGCGTGCTCACGCTCATGGCCGACGGCATGACCAACCGCGAAATCGCCGAGCGCATGGGCCTGAGCGAAAAGACCGTCAAGAACTACAGCTCGCACATGATGGCCAAGCTCGGCGTCACCCGCCGCACCGAGGCCGCCGCCCTGTACTGGAAACACGCCCGTGCGCAAAACGTCTAG
- a CDS encoding serine hydrolase domain-containing protein, producing the protein MRWWQLCRGLVPVLLFTLCASELAAQASFRDGGLVIPLQPPKEDINPALDVSDMAAVRALTPGAAHPAISPEMLERFGEYITDLAEDYGLPGMALAIVQDGQVVLQQVVGYANLKTGERLTERTRFNAGPASQALTSLLAASLESPSFTYDKPAQKLWPRFRMSARELSGEVTIRQLLTMTAGIPDYTDDILDPAWARPEDVMAVIAQAPVSANPGQRFSRSLVSIAAAGYLLPRSAGKDSEFYKDYIETVQDKIFGPVGMEDATFSLAEAQASGQMASAHQYADRGRYDPTGFWQPEQNAFAPAIGLKASLRDMTRWLITELNMGLTPDGQRIADTVSVRERWQPARTEDSRNFGMGWSRRYYRNVEIIGTEGSYDRHSVAMALFPGYRTGFVALINTDSPDAQKVLSELPLGIAEMLKSTENKARQ; encoded by the coding sequence ATGCGCTGGTGGCAACTTTGCCGCGGGCTTGTTCCCGTCCTTCTCTTTACCCTGTGTGCGAGTGAACTCGCGGCCCAGGCGTCGTTTCGCGACGGCGGGCTGGTCATCCCCCTGCAACCGCCCAAGGAGGACATCAACCCCGCCCTCGATGTGAGCGACATGGCCGCCGTGCGCGCGCTCACCCCCGGCGCGGCCCACCCGGCGATCTCGCCCGAGATGCTGGAGCGTTTCGGAGAGTACATCACCGACCTGGCCGAAGATTACGGCCTGCCGGGCATGGCCCTGGCCATCGTGCAGGACGGGCAAGTCGTCCTCCAGCAAGTCGTCGGCTACGCCAACCTCAAGACCGGCGAACGCCTGACCGAGCGCACGCGCTTCAACGCCGGGCCCGCCAGCCAGGCGCTTACCTCCCTGCTCGCCGCGAGCCTGGAGAGCCCGTCCTTTACCTACGACAAGCCCGCCCAAAAGCTCTGGCCGCGCTTCCGCATGAGCGCACGCGAGCTTTCCGGCGAAGTCACCATCCGCCAGCTCCTGACCATGACGGCGGGCATCCCCGACTACACCGACGACATCCTCGACCCGGCCTGGGCCCGCCCCGAGGACGTGATGGCCGTCATCGCGCAGGCCCCCGTCAGCGCCAACCCCGGCCAGCGCTTCAGCCGCAGCCTGGTCAGCATCGCCGCCGCCGGTTACCTGCTGCCCCGCTCCGCCGGCAAGGACAGCGAATTTTACAAGGACTACATCGAGACCGTGCAGGATAAGATTTTCGGCCCGGTCGGGATGGAGGACGCGACCTTTTCCCTGGCCGAAGCCCAGGCCTCCGGCCAGATGGCCAGCGCCCACCAGTACGCCGACCGGGGCCGCTACGACCCGACCGGCTTCTGGCAGCCCGAGCAGAACGCCTTTGCCCCCGCCATCGGCCTCAAGGCCAGCCTGCGCGACATGACCCGCTGGCTTATCACCGAGCTGAATATGGGCCTCACTCCCGACGGCCAGCGGATCGCCGACACCGTCAGTGTGCGCGAACGCTGGCAACCCGCCCGCACCGAGGACAGCCGCAACTTCGGCATGGGCTGGAGCCGCCGCTACTACCGCAACGTCGAAATCATCGGCACCGAGGGCAGCTACGACCGCCACAGCGTGGCTATGGCACTCTTCCCCGGCTACCGCACGGGTTTCGTCGCCCTCATCAACACCGAC